In Microbacterium binotii, one DNA window encodes the following:
- a CDS encoding ATP-binding protein, translating into MRLRFFGGFAAEDAAGSPIEVRGSRQRALLLRLALDAGTTVTYRALAEDVWPDDAPDDPRASLQSLVSRMRRTLPEGILRAEPGGYALGIARDDVDLVRFADLVQAARAREDPVPLVREALALWRGEPWLADGFDWVLRDLLEDRAHAERLTRGTPRKTEEAPEPVPAIPAALTPLVGRAKELALIAAQLSTFRLVTLLGPGGAGKTTLALETARNRPPAVFVELAPAQPGEVWGAVVTALGRSIRLTDNPAGELPAADSVLAALAGRSVLLVLDNAEHVLQETAEVAATVLAVPGVTVLVTSREPLGLPGEAFVELGPLPDADATALLAARILAARGTAPTAEELPAVARIARHLDGLPLALELAGAKARTLGVDELESGLSDRFALFDRGPRSAAARHQTLRAVIDWSWDLLGEPEREGLLALAVFPDGIDAADAGAVAAAFALPASVFDELVDRSLVQRARGRFRVLETVREYGLEQLRRRGSEDRARDTQARVLARRALERDAELRTPAVRSAIAWFDANEENLAAATRWSGARAQMSETAVELVRAQIWAWIMRERLEALRAALELVGADATLDSEAGVVITGVRLIFASADAQVSGGFTAEDADRIAEAAAAHPSELSLILPVLLKAQARAIGDGRPGTPWLPNFRLDPADLVGAPTWSRGVVAAIEAAIAQNGGDIERLDRQSEEALRLLRDVGDTWGIALASQMRSEWLMLHGRLEEALEITDAASSALEGLTSVSDQLQQQAFAIVLLVRLGRIREARERLAGMQEAARRDGSDRAVLQASLTAVTFEVIVGDGGAALAILETMPPALRNGSLPGIPPQIHAWMHARHAQALVLADRFDEARDEVRVGIELAMGSGDQPIMADAALAAAELFAATHRPDDARHALTLAAVLRGRSDETDPVVQRVRTAIGTDPGPDASASGPADLAALVAML; encoded by the coding sequence ATGCGGCTGCGGTTCTTCGGCGGTTTCGCGGCCGAGGATGCGGCGGGCTCGCCCATCGAGGTGCGCGGATCGCGCCAGCGTGCCCTGCTGCTGAGGCTCGCACTGGATGCGGGAACGACAGTCACCTACCGCGCCCTCGCGGAGGACGTGTGGCCCGACGACGCCCCGGACGACCCGCGCGCGTCGCTGCAGTCGCTGGTGTCGCGGATGCGGCGGACGCTGCCGGAGGGGATCCTTCGCGCGGAGCCCGGCGGCTACGCGCTCGGCATCGCCCGCGACGACGTCGATCTCGTGCGCTTCGCCGACCTCGTGCAGGCGGCACGCGCCCGCGAGGACCCCGTACCCCTCGTCCGCGAGGCGCTGGCACTCTGGCGGGGTGAGCCGTGGCTGGCCGACGGCTTCGACTGGGTGCTGCGCGATCTCCTCGAAGACCGCGCGCACGCCGAGCGGCTTACGCGAGGTACACCACGGAAAACCGAGGAAGCGCCGGAACCCGTGCCCGCGATCCCGGCGGCTCTCACCCCGCTCGTGGGTCGTGCGAAGGAACTCGCCCTGATCGCCGCTCAGCTGAGCACCTTCCGTCTCGTGACTCTCCTCGGCCCGGGCGGCGCCGGTAAGACCACCCTCGCCCTCGAGACCGCGAGGAATCGGCCGCCCGCCGTGTTCGTGGAGCTCGCGCCGGCTCAGCCGGGCGAGGTCTGGGGTGCGGTGGTCACCGCGCTCGGGCGCAGCATCCGGCTCACGGACAATCCCGCGGGGGAGCTCCCCGCGGCGGACAGCGTGCTCGCCGCCCTTGCGGGTCGGTCCGTGCTGCTCGTGCTCGACAACGCGGAGCACGTGCTGCAGGAGACGGCCGAGGTCGCGGCGACCGTGCTCGCGGTGCCGGGCGTCACCGTGCTGGTGACGAGCCGCGAGCCCCTCGGGTTGCCCGGTGAGGCGTTCGTCGAACTCGGTCCGCTGCCGGATGCGGACGCCACCGCTCTTCTCGCCGCCCGCATCCTCGCCGCTCGCGGCACGGCACCCACTGCCGAGGAGCTTCCCGCCGTCGCGCGCATCGCGCGGCACCTCGACGGGCTTCCCCTCGCCCTGGAGCTGGCGGGAGCCAAAGCGCGCACGCTCGGTGTGGACGAGCTGGAGTCGGGCCTCTCCGACCGGTTCGCGCTGTTCGACCGCGGTCCCCGCTCGGCGGCGGCCCGCCATCAGACCCTGCGCGCGGTCATCGATTGGAGCTGGGATCTGCTCGGCGAACCGGAGCGCGAGGGGCTGCTCGCCCTGGCCGTGTTCCCGGACGGCATCGACGCGGCGGATGCGGGTGCGGTCGCCGCGGCCTTCGCCCTGCCCGCGAGCGTGTTCGACGAGCTCGTGGACCGCTCGCTCGTACAGCGAGCGCGCGGCCGTTTCCGCGTGCTCGAGACGGTGCGCGAGTACGGGCTCGAACAGCTCCGTCGTCGCGGCTCCGAAGATCGGGCGCGCGACACGCAGGCGCGGGTGCTCGCGCGACGGGCCCTCGAGCGCGACGCGGAGCTGCGCACGCCCGCGGTGCGTTCCGCGATCGCCTGGTTCGATGCCAACGAGGAGAACCTGGCTGCCGCCACCCGCTGGAGCGGTGCGCGGGCGCAGATGAGCGAGACGGCCGTCGAGCTCGTGCGCGCGCAGATCTGGGCGTGGATCATGCGCGAGCGTCTGGAGGCCTTGCGCGCCGCCCTCGAACTCGTCGGCGCCGACGCCACCCTCGACTCCGAGGCGGGGGTGGTGATCACGGGGGTTCGACTCATCTTCGCCTCCGCCGACGCGCAGGTCTCGGGAGGCTTCACCGCGGAGGACGCCGACCGGATCGCCGAGGCCGCGGCGGCGCATCCGTCCGAGCTGTCGCTGATCCTGCCCGTCCTGCTGAAGGCGCAGGCACGAGCCATCGGCGACGGGCGCCCCGGCACGCCCTGGCTGCCGAACTTCCGCCTGGACCCCGCCGACCTCGTGGGTGCACCGACCTGGTCCCGTGGCGTCGTCGCCGCCATCGAGGCCGCCATCGCGCAGAACGGCGGCGACATCGAGCGCCTCGACCGTCAGAGCGAGGAGGCACTGCGCCTGCTGCGAGACGTGGGCGACACCTGGGGGATCGCGCTCGCGAGCCAGATGCGCTCCGAGTGGCTCATGCTGCACGGCCGGCTCGAAGAGGCGCTCGAGATCACCGATGCGGCCAGCAGCGCGCTCGAGGGGCTGACCTCCGTCTCCGATCAGCTGCAGCAGCAGGCCTTCGCGATCGTGCTGCTGGTGCGGCTCGGCCGCATCCGCGAGGCGAGGGAGCGCCTGGCCGGGATGCAGGAGGCCGCGCGCCGTGACGGATCCGACCGCGCGGTGCTTCAGGCATCCCTCACGGCGGTGACCTTCGAGGTGATCGTCGGAGACGGCGGCGCGGCGCTGGCCATCCTCGAGACGATGCCGCCCGCGCTGCGGAACGGATCCTTGCCCGGGATCCCGCCGCAGATCCACGCGTGGATGCACGCGCGTCATGCGCAGGCGCTCGTGCTTGCGGACCGCTTCGACGAGGCTCGCGACGAGGTGCGCGTCGGCATCGAGCTCGCGATGGGATCGGGCGACCAGCCGATCATGGCGGATGCGGCGCTCGCCGCCGCGGAGCTGTTCGCCGCGACCCACCGCCCCGATGACGCGCGGCACGCTCTGACGCTCGCGGCGGTGCTGCGGGGCCGGTCCGACGAGACGGATCCCGTCGTACAGCGCGTGCGGACGGCGATCGGGACGGATCCGGGGCCGGACGCTTCCGCATCCGGCCCCGCTGATCTCGCCGCCCTGGTGGCGATGCTCTGA
- a CDS encoding alpha/beta fold hydrolase yields the protein MPALRVRGASLDYDITGDEGPLVVQLHGLTSSRSRDAQLGLDLGRALRGHRILRYDARGHGRSSGTDRESDYGWDALAEDLLMLLDAVAPGEKVHGVGPSMGTGTLLHAASADRRRFSTLTLVTPPTAYKRRRAQGDVYRANAQLVERGGLSALLEIGDTAPVPPALADAPETRPTVPAELLPIVLRGAAATDLPPKKRIARIEVPTLILAWTGDRTHPLKTARTLRELIDDSRLIVARSPYGVMAWPGLFAEHVTTRA from the coding sequence ATGCCGGCGCTACGTGTGCGGGGAGCGAGTCTCGACTACGACATCACCGGCGACGAGGGCCCGCTCGTCGTGCAGTTGCACGGCCTCACCTCCAGCCGCAGCCGCGACGCGCAGCTGGGTCTGGACCTCGGTCGGGCACTGCGCGGTCACCGCATCCTCCGCTACGACGCGCGCGGCCACGGACGATCGAGCGGCACCGACCGCGAGTCGGACTACGGCTGGGACGCGCTGGCAGAAGACCTGCTCATGCTGCTGGACGCGGTCGCGCCCGGCGAGAAGGTGCACGGTGTCGGTCCGTCGATGGGGACGGGCACCCTGCTGCACGCGGCATCCGCAGACCGGCGCCGCTTCTCGACGCTCACCCTCGTCACGCCGCCGACCGCGTACAAGCGACGTCGTGCGCAGGGTGATGTGTACCGGGCTAACGCCCAACTCGTCGAGCGCGGGGGTCTCTCCGCCCTGCTCGAGATCGGTGACACGGCTCCCGTTCCGCCGGCCCTCGCGGACGCGCCGGAGACGCGTCCCACCGTGCCGGCCGAGTTGCTGCCCATCGTGCTGCGCGGAGCGGCGGCCACCGACCTTCCACCCAAGAAGCGCATCGCCCGCATCGAGGTGCCCACCCTCATCCTCGCCTGGACCGGCGACCGCACGCATCCGCTCAAGACCGCGCGCACACTGCGCGAGCTCATCGACGACAGTCGCCTGATCGTGGCTCGCAGCCCCTACGGCGTGATGGCCTGGCCCGGCCTCTTCGCCGAGCACGTCACCACCCGCGCTTGA
- a CDS encoding condensation domain-containing protein, with product MRLTNVAHLRLPAGRLHSYDVVIEATDEELPVSFDQGRHVGEGDRPGSWMAMSFRLPTAEREALGRAWDAVVARHGTLRTVFRDHDGVRLFAGSQAPGTWRSHPTDAGMAEAVREAFDTGCRPYGAGSFLLCLVEPDAGEPVVIIGSDHAHVDMWSLLVLGRDLDRALRRVQAGAEVDLEPAHPFAEHTALLEAMGESPADVRDEWERLLAAGGQAMPRFPLPLGDMSRAHDELVEVRDVLDPAQVVELTRVADERGVRPTAVALAAVTRATRRVADAPLRAVFPVHSRNDPRWTDAVGWFITNSVIECEDGDPEACAADVRRALQLGSHPLAPVFAPRGGMPRTPGMFALSWLDTRRLPVSVDDPQASWISAVIRTNGVMIWFVINDTGLHLRCRYPDTPEARASLTLWLDAVESELRAAATASVPVAG from the coding sequence ATGCGCCTCACGAATGTCGCCCACCTCCGGCTCCCGGCCGGACGGCTGCACAGCTATGACGTCGTGATCGAAGCGACGGACGAGGAGCTCCCCGTCTCGTTCGACCAGGGCCGCCATGTCGGCGAGGGCGACCGTCCGGGATCGTGGATGGCGATGTCGTTCCGGCTCCCGACTGCCGAGCGCGAAGCGCTGGGTCGGGCGTGGGATGCGGTCGTCGCCCGCCACGGAACACTGCGCACCGTCTTCCGCGACCACGACGGCGTGCGGCTCTTCGCAGGCTCGCAGGCCCCCGGCACCTGGCGCTCGCATCCGACGGATGCCGGAATGGCCGAGGCGGTGCGGGAGGCCTTCGACACCGGCTGCCGCCCGTACGGCGCGGGCTCGTTCCTGCTGTGTCTCGTGGAGCCGGATGCGGGCGAGCCGGTCGTCATCATCGGCAGCGATCACGCGCACGTCGACATGTGGTCGCTCCTGGTGCTGGGTCGCGACCTGGATCGCGCGCTGCGCCGCGTGCAGGCGGGGGCGGAGGTGGACCTGGAGCCCGCGCATCCGTTCGCCGAGCACACCGCCCTGCTGGAGGCGATGGGCGAGTCGCCCGCCGACGTGCGCGACGAGTGGGAGCGCCTGCTCGCCGCCGGCGGACAGGCCATGCCGCGCTTCCCGCTTCCGCTCGGCGACATGAGCCGCGCCCACGACGAGCTCGTGGAGGTGCGAGACGTGCTCGATCCCGCACAGGTCGTGGAGCTGACCCGCGTCGCGGACGAGCGCGGTGTACGGCCGACCGCCGTCGCGCTCGCGGCGGTCACACGTGCCACCCGTCGCGTCGCCGACGCACCCCTGCGCGCCGTATTCCCCGTGCACAGTCGGAACGATCCCCGGTGGACGGATGCGGTGGGCTGGTTCATCACGAACTCGGTCATCGAGTGCGAGGACGGCGACCCGGAGGCGTGCGCCGCGGATGTCCGCCGCGCGCTGCAGCTCGGCTCGCATCCGCTGGCTCCGGTGTTCGCGCCCCGCGGCGGGATGCCCCGAACGCCGGGCATGTTCGCGCTGTCGTGGTTGGACACACGACGCCTGCCCGTCTCGGTCGATGACCCGCAGGCATCGTGGATCTCCGCGGTGATCCGCACGAACGGCGTGATGATCTGGTTCGTCATCAACGACACCGGCCTGCATCTGCGCTGCCGCTACCCGGATACCCCCGAGGCGCGCGCCTCGCTCACGCTCTGGCTGGATGCGGTGGAGAGCGAGCTCAGGGCGGCGGCGACCGCATCCGTTCCGGTTGCGGGCTGA
- a CDS encoding putative quinol monooxygenase, with translation MILRVSEAIVRAGAEREFLARLHELVADFPDRHPGLVRHEVLVDEADPRRIQYVSAWRDEADLISYVGARWRTEPVTFPGEERYLEAPLGLRHFRVDAAE, from the coding sequence ATGATCCTCCGCGTATCCGAGGCGATCGTGCGCGCCGGTGCCGAGCGGGAGTTCCTCGCTCGGCTGCATGAGCTCGTCGCCGACTTCCCCGATCGACACCCCGGCCTCGTGCGTCACGAGGTGCTGGTGGACGAGGCGGACCCGCGCCGCATCCAGTACGTCTCCGCGTGGCGCGATGAAGCGGATCTGATCTCCTATGTCGGCGCGCGCTGGCGCACCGAGCCGGTGACCTTCCCCGGTGAGGAACGGTACCTCGAGGCCCCGTTGGGTCTGCGTCACTTCCGGGTGGACGCAGCCGAGTGA
- a CDS encoding peptide MFS transporter, producing MTAPESTTRDTRFFGQPRALAHVFGVEMWERFSFYGMQGILLIYLYYSATEGGLGLDKAVATGIVGAYGGAVYLSTILGAWIADRLLGSERVLFFSAIVIMAGHIALAVLPGFVGVGIGLALVALGSGGLKANATSVVGTLYTDDDPRRDGGFSLFYLGINLGAFFGALLTGLLQSLAGFHWGFGLAAVGMAIGLVQYSFGRRGLPAEARAVPNPFPRERHALWIGIAVAGVVVIVASVLFGIVRADNLALVVIVVTIVAAIAYFAVILSSRRIDATERSRVYAFIPLFIVSVGFWSLYQQQFTVLTIYSDERLNRDLFGWEMPVSWVQSINPVFIILLSGVFAALWTKLGRRQPSTPVKFAIGAIVMGVAFWLFLVWANGGPNTTPLLGVIGILFVFTVAELFISPIGLSVSTKLGPTIFHTQMVALFFLSVALGTAIAGALGEFYDPENEIGYFSILGFIAVALGVVLLLAVKPVLRLMKGVR from the coding sequence ATGACTGCGCCCGAGAGCACCACGCGCGACACCCGCTTCTTCGGGCAGCCCCGGGCGCTGGCCCACGTATTCGGCGTGGAGATGTGGGAGCGGTTCAGCTTCTACGGCATGCAGGGGATCCTGCTCATCTACCTGTACTACTCCGCGACCGAGGGCGGGCTCGGCCTCGATAAGGCCGTCGCGACCGGCATCGTCGGGGCCTACGGCGGCGCCGTGTACCTGTCGACGATCCTCGGCGCCTGGATCGCCGACCGTCTGCTCGGCTCCGAACGCGTGCTGTTCTTCAGCGCGATCGTGATCATGGCGGGGCACATCGCGCTCGCCGTCCTGCCCGGCTTCGTCGGCGTGGGCATCGGCCTGGCGCTCGTGGCCCTCGGCTCCGGCGGGCTGAAAGCCAACGCCACGTCCGTCGTCGGCACGCTGTACACCGACGACGACCCCCGCCGCGACGGCGGGTTCTCGCTGTTCTACCTGGGCATCAACCTGGGGGCGTTCTTCGGGGCGCTGCTGACCGGGCTGCTGCAGTCGCTCGCCGGCTTCCACTGGGGCTTCGGCCTCGCGGCGGTCGGGATGGCCATCGGTCTCGTGCAGTACTCCTTCGGCCGTCGTGGGTTGCCCGCCGAGGCGCGCGCGGTGCCGAATCCGTTCCCGCGCGAGCGGCACGCGCTGTGGATCGGGATCGCCGTGGCCGGTGTCGTCGTCATCGTGGCGAGCGTGCTGTTCGGCATCGTGCGCGCCGACAATCTGGCTCTCGTCGTCATCGTCGTGACGATCGTGGCGGCGATCGCCTACTTCGCCGTCATCCTGAGCTCGCGGCGTATCGACGCGACCGAACGCTCGCGGGTCTACGCGTTCATCCCGCTGTTCATCGTGAGCGTCGGCTTCTGGTCGCTCTACCAGCAGCAGTTCACCGTGCTGACGATCTACTCCGACGAGCGCCTCAACCGGGATCTGTTCGGCTGGGAGATGCCCGTCTCGTGGGTGCAGTCGATCAACCCGGTGTTCATCATCCTGCTCTCCGGCGTCTTCGCGGCGCTCTGGACGAAGCTCGGCCGGCGGCAGCCGTCGACGCCCGTGAAGTTCGCGATCGGCGCGATCGTGATGGGCGTCGCGTTCTGGCTGTTCCTCGTCTGGGCGAACGGCGGACCGAACACCACGCCCCTGCTGGGCGTCATCGGCATCCTGTTCGTGTTCACCGTCGCCGAGCTGTTCATCTCTCCCATCGGTCTCTCGGTGTCGACCAAGCTCGGACCGACGATCTTCCACACCCAGATGGTCGCGCTGTTCTTCCTCTCGGTCGCACTGGGCACGGCGATCGCCGGTGCGCTCGGCGAGTTCTACGACCCCGAGAACGAGATCGGCTACTTCTCGATCCTCGGGTTCATCGCGGTCGCCCTCGGCGTCGTGCTGCTGCTGGCCGTGAAGCCGGTGCTGCGTCTCATGAAGGGTGTGCGCTGA
- a CDS encoding IclR family transcriptional regulator domain-containing protein, with product MSEQGDASGEFVQSLARGLAVIRAFDVDHAELTLSDVARRAEVTRAAARRFLHTLVSLGYVRSDGRLFALTPRVLELGFSYLSSLSLPDVLQPHLELLSREVGESVSAAVLDGADIVYIARVPARRIMSVRITIGTRFPAYATSMGRVLLAALPASARAEALAHLHPLTDRTLTDAARLGAELDRVAAQGWAVVDGELEAGLRSIAVGVRDRSGEVVAAINVSSSATRDSVEHLMQHYLPALQATAERVSDELRRV from the coding sequence ATGAGTGAGCAGGGCGACGCATCCGGCGAGTTCGTGCAGTCCCTCGCCCGCGGCCTCGCCGTCATCCGCGCGTTCGACGTTGATCACGCAGAGCTCACCCTGAGCGACGTCGCGCGCCGTGCGGAGGTCACGCGCGCGGCGGCCCGCCGCTTCCTGCACACCCTCGTGAGCCTCGGCTACGTGCGCAGCGACGGACGCCTGTTCGCCCTCACGCCGCGGGTGCTCGAGCTGGGCTTCAGCTACCTCTCCTCCCTGTCGCTGCCTGACGTCCTCCAACCGCACCTCGAACTGCTCTCGCGCGAGGTGGGGGAGAGCGTCTCGGCGGCCGTGCTCGACGGCGCCGACATCGTCTACATCGCCCGCGTGCCGGCCCGGCGCATCATGAGCGTGCGCATCACGATCGGCACGCGGTTCCCGGCGTACGCCACGAGCATGGGGCGTGTGCTGCTGGCGGCGCTGCCCGCATCCGCGCGCGCCGAGGCGTTGGCGCATCTGCATCCGCTCACCGACCGGACCCTGACGGATGCGGCGCGCCTCGGCGCCGAACTCGACAGGGTCGCAGCCCAGGGGTGGGCGGTCGTGGACGGCGAGCTCGAGGCGGGGCTCCGCTCGATCGCGGTCGGTGTGCGCGATCGCAGCGGCGAGGTCGTGGCCGCGATCAACGTCTCGTCATCGGCGACCCGCGACAGCGTCGAGCACCTGATGCAGCACTACCTGCCGGCGCTGCAGGCCACCGCCGAACGTGTGAGCGACGAGCTGCGCCGCGTCTGA
- a CDS encoding thiolase family protein: protein MTASFVYDAVRTPFGRAGGALSGVRPDDLAALVMRAAVERTGLDPARIDDVIFGDANQAGEDNRNVARFGALLAGFPTTVTGATVNRLCASSVEAVIQASRAIESGDADIILAGGVESMSRAPFVVEKSAKPWPAVGNQTLWNTAIGWRMTNPALPKPWTISNGESAEKIAREWGVSREAQDAFAARSHRLAAEAWAAGVYDGEIVQVPGAELARDESIRPDTSVEKLAGLRALFASDGDGSVTAGNSSPINDGASAVLVAAEGALPGEPLARIAARAAHGVDPDVFPIAPIEAANKALARAGFTWNDVDVVELNEAFASQSLACIAGWPDLDPERVNIHGGALAIGHPLGASGGRIIGHAAHELARRGGGVAVAAICIGVGQGLAVVLER from the coding sequence ATGACCGCGAGCTTCGTGTACGACGCCGTGCGCACCCCGTTCGGGCGTGCCGGGGGCGCGCTCTCCGGCGTCCGGCCGGACGACCTCGCCGCACTCGTCATGCGCGCGGCCGTCGAGCGCACGGGCCTGGACCCGGCCCGGATCGACGACGTGATCTTCGGCGACGCGAACCAGGCGGGCGAGGACAACCGCAACGTCGCCCGCTTCGGCGCGCTCCTGGCGGGATTCCCGACGACCGTGACGGGCGCGACCGTCAACCGCCTCTGCGCCTCGTCGGTGGAGGCCGTCATCCAAGCGTCCCGTGCGATCGAGTCCGGCGACGCCGACATCATCCTGGCCGGCGGCGTCGAGTCGATGAGCCGCGCCCCCTTCGTCGTCGAGAAGTCGGCCAAGCCGTGGCCCGCGGTGGGCAACCAGACGCTGTGGAACACGGCGATCGGCTGGCGTATGACGAACCCCGCGCTGCCGAAGCCGTGGACGATCAGCAACGGCGAGTCGGCGGAGAAGATCGCGCGCGAGTGGGGCGTCTCGCGCGAGGCGCAGGACGCGTTCGCCGCACGTTCGCACCGTCTGGCCGCCGAGGCGTGGGCCGCGGGCGTGTACGACGGTGAGATCGTGCAGGTCCCCGGGGCTGAGCTCGCCCGCGATGAGAGCATCCGCCCCGACACCTCGGTCGAGAAGCTCGCGGGGCTGCGCGCGTTGTTCGCGTCGGACGGCGACGGCTCGGTCACCGCGGGCAACTCGTCTCCCATCAACGACGGCGCCTCCGCGGTGCTCGTCGCCGCGGAGGGAGCGCTTCCGGGCGAACCGTTGGCGCGCATCGCCGCCCGCGCCGCCCACGGCGTCGACCCCGATGTGTTCCCGATCGCGCCCATCGAGGCCGCCAACAAGGCCCTCGCCCGCGCCGGCTTCACGTGGAACGACGTCGACGTCGTCGAGCTGAACGAGGCGTTCGCCTCGCAGAGCCTCGCCTGCATCGCCGGCTGGCCAGATCTGGACCCTGAGCGGGTGAACATCCACGGCGGTGCGCTGGCGATCGGTCACCCCCTCGGCGCGTCCGGCGGGCGCATCATCGGCCACGCGGCGCACGAGCTCGCCCGTCGCGGCGGGGGCGTCGCGGTCGCCGCCATCTGCATCGGGGTCGGGCAGGGGCTCGCGGTCGTCCTCGAGAGGTGA
- a CDS encoding 3-oxoacid CoA-transferase subunit B: protein MTTRIPRADLARRIAADIPDGAVVNLGIGAPTLVADHLPADREIVLHTENGLLGMGPAPAPDRIDPDLINAGKQAVTAVAGAAYFHHADSFAMMRGGHLDVCVLGAFQVAQNGDLANWSTGEPGAIPAVGGAMDLAIGAKSVYVMTDLLTRSGEAKLVDACTYPLTGVGCVSRVYTDHAVFEITDAGFAVTEAFGDNTVEQLRELTGLALIDATDAAASASEEEK, encoded by the coding sequence ATGACCACCCGCATCCCCCGCGCGGACCTCGCCCGCCGCATCGCCGCCGACATCCCCGACGGCGCGGTCGTGAACCTCGGCATCGGTGCGCCGACGCTCGTCGCCGACCATCTGCCCGCCGACCGCGAGATCGTGCTGCACACAGAGAACGGTCTGCTGGGGATGGGTCCGGCGCCGGCGCCCGATCGCATCGATCCCGACCTCATCAATGCCGGCAAGCAGGCGGTCACGGCTGTCGCGGGTGCCGCGTACTTCCACCACGCCGACTCGTTCGCCATGATGCGCGGCGGGCACCTCGACGTGTGCGTGCTCGGGGCGTTCCAGGTCGCGCAGAACGGCGACCTGGCGAACTGGTCGACGGGCGAGCCCGGCGCGATCCCCGCCGTCGGCGGGGCGATGGATCTCGCGATCGGCGCCAAATCGGTCTACGTCATGACCGACCTGCTCACCCGCTCCGGCGAGGCGAAGCTCGTCGACGCCTGCACGTACCCGCTCACCGGCGTGGGCTGCGTCTCGCGCGTCTACACCGACCACGCGGTCTTCGAGATCACGGATGCGGGTTTCGCCGTCACCGAGGCGTTCGGCGACAACACGGTCGAGCAGCTGCGCGAGCTCACCGGGCTCGCGCTCATCGATGCGACGGATGCGGCCGCATCCGCGTCGGAGGAGGAGAAATGA
- a CDS encoding 3-oxoacid CoA-transferase subunit A yields the protein MIDKTVADIASAVAGIEDGSTVMIGGFGRAGQPVELIDALIAHGASDLTIVNNNAGNGDTGLAALLAAGRVRRIVCSFPRQSDSWVFDDLYRSGRIELELVPQGNLAERIRAAGAGIGAFFSPTGVGTALAEGKEHREIDGRTYVLEHPIRADYALISARAADRWGNLVYRETARNFGPIMAAAATTTIVQVDEIVPLGSIDPEKVVTPGLYVDRVVAVGERRWLKDGVFVGGTDLEGRPLENQEQR from the coding sequence GTGATCGACAAGACTGTCGCCGACATCGCGTCGGCGGTCGCCGGGATCGAGGACGGCTCCACCGTCATGATCGGAGGGTTCGGCCGTGCCGGCCAGCCCGTGGAACTCATCGACGCCCTCATTGCACACGGCGCGAGCGACCTGACGATCGTGAACAACAACGCGGGCAACGGTGACACGGGCCTCGCCGCCCTGCTCGCGGCCGGACGCGTGCGCCGCATCGTGTGCTCCTTCCCCCGGCAGTCCGACTCCTGGGTGTTCGACGACCTCTACCGCTCCGGCCGCATCGAGCTCGAGCTCGTCCCGCAGGGCAATCTCGCCGAACGCATCCGCGCCGCCGGCGCAGGAATCGGCGCGTTCTTCTCGCCGACCGGCGTCGGCACCGCGCTCGCCGAGGGCAAGGAACACCGCGAGATCGACGGGCGCACCTACGTGCTCGAGCACCCCATCCGCGCGGACTACGCGCTGATCTCGGCGCGCGCGGCGGATCGCTGGGGCAACCTCGTCTACCGCGAGACCGCCCGCAACTTCGGGCCCATCATGGCGGCCGCAGCGACGACGACGATCGTGCAGGTCGATGAGATCGTGCCGCTGGGCTCGATCGACCCGGAGAAGGTCGTGACCCCGGGTCTCTACGTCGATCGTGTGGTCGCCGTCGGCGAGCGGCGCTGGCTGAAGGACGGCGTGTTCGTCGGCGGCACCGACTTGGAAGGCCGCCCCCTCGAGAACCAGGAGCAGCGATGA